One genomic region from Dethiosulfovibrio russensis encodes:
- a CDS encoding D-serine ammonia-lyase, which yields MNKKDDALRSLKETKPMAWENDRLGPSEDVLRELPLTMSDVADADGRLHRFAPYLASRFPKTANGIIESPLSEAKNLKKTLEKSYGTTLPRLLLKKDNDLPVAGSIKARGGIHEILALAEAIALRSGKLEIDRDYRILKEPEFKELFSRHSVAVGSTGNLGISIGVMSAELGFNVTVHMSRDAKGWKKELLRSKGVKVVEHDDDYSAAVSEGRRICREDKTCHFVDDENSRLLFVGYAVAALRLRNQLKEMKVIVDKTHPLRVYLPCGVGGAPGGIAFGLKQLYGDSVKCWFVEPTHAPCMALAMVQDTPDITVSDYGIDGITEADGLAVGAPSKLVWSICRKLIDGVMTVEDDRLYELQYLMDRSESVKAEPSAAAGLQGPLLLSPLPGETAISWLTGGSFLPDEIYEDMLKKGRTLLEDPVLPDETDL from the coding sequence ATGAACAAAAAAGACGATGCTCTTAGATCGTTGAAAGAGACAAAGCCCATGGCCTGGGAAAACGACAGACTAGGTCCCTCCGAGGACGTATTGAGAGAGCTCCCCTTGACCATGTCGGACGTGGCCGACGCCGACGGAAGACTTCATCGCTTCGCACCCTATCTGGCCTCCCGTTTTCCGAAGACGGCGAACGGGATCATAGAATCGCCCCTATCCGAGGCGAAAAATCTGAAAAAAACGTTGGAAAAATCCTACGGGACCACCCTCCCGAGACTGCTGCTAAAGAAAGACAACGACCTGCCTGTGGCAGGCTCCATAAAGGCCAGAGGTGGAATCCACGAGATACTCGCCCTCGCGGAGGCCATCGCTCTGAGATCGGGGAAACTCGAGATAGACCGAGACTATAGGATTCTGAAAGAACCGGAGTTCAAGGAACTGTTCTCCCGTCACTCTGTAGCGGTAGGATCCACGGGAAACCTGGGGATCAGCATAGGGGTGATGTCCGCCGAGCTGGGCTTTAACGTGACGGTACATATGTCCCGAGACGCCAAGGGCTGGAAAAAGGAACTATTGAGATCCAAGGGAGTAAAGGTGGTAGAGCACGACGACGATTACAGCGCCGCCGTATCGGAAGGCCGAAGGATTTGCCGTGAGGACAAAACCTGTCACTTCGTGGACGACGAGAACTCTCGACTACTGTTCGTAGGATACGCTGTGGCCGCTCTCAGGCTTAGAAATCAACTCAAGGAAATGAAGGTCATCGTCGACAAGACACACCCCCTTAGGGTATATTTACCTTGCGGAGTCGGAGGAGCTCCCGGAGGAATAGCCTTCGGGCTCAAACAGCTTTACGGAGACTCTGTCAAATGTTGGTTCGTAGAGCCGACCCACGCTCCCTGTATGGCTCTGGCCATGGTACAGGACACCCCGGATATCACCGTCTCGGATTACGGCATAGACGGGATCACCGAGGCGGACGGCCTTGCCGTCGGAGCCCCTTCGAAACTGGTATGGTCCATCTGCCGCAAACTTATAGACGGGGTTATGACCGTGGAGGACGACCGCCTTTACGAGCTTCAATATCTGATGGACCGTTCCGAGTCGGTCAAGGCAGAACCCTCGGCGGCGGCAGGACTACAGGGTCCGTTGCTGCTCTCTCCGCTTCCCGGCGAGACGGCGATATCCTGGCTTACAGGAGGAAGCTTTCTGCCGGACGAAATATACGAGGACATGTTAAAAAAAGGGCGAACACTCTTGGAAGACCCCGTTTTGCCGGATGAGACGGACTTGTGA